A genomic segment from Castor canadensis chromosome 1, mCasCan1.hap1v2, whole genome shotgun sequence encodes:
- the Hbs1l gene encoding HBS1-like protein isoform X2, whose product MARHRNVRGYNYDEDFEDDDLYGQSVEDDYCISPSTAAQFIYSRRDKPVEEYDCADLKDSSNSLLNQPLSEIDQARLHSCLDHMREVLGDAVPGEALTEAILKNKFDAQKALSMLLEQDNTQKLKDKSERAVSTGRIAKGVLFSSSEVSADNVQSSYPQSENHLDCSSKSFDFSSSIPKYASVVPSHYLLHRKKKLDRPKSEKKLESCKLTKELSLADLIHDMPTDSPNNQPSDRLSSTDCLESLPSKNVDVDLLRPCTSECVSKDDFAFKGIPDLKSLMRESTTANNSLFIQNSSLPDFQRIPVQNSLGSLNNPLHLTSSLENTTLDYLNAHKKNEIGNASLVEQKNCILKDDSLQFSQCESPSLTGLFQEQKGNDPSQCFALSDLCNQSTASFTGLSLGSFPLSQLANRCQSSTEISDLTGSLSSLAFCKASPTRDLENLSLSDLIAETIDVDNAQNKKDSFELRSLEMRSPGIDSNIDLSVLIKTPDVVPKPIVDQSVTPTPGTKVLSSKLGRNFSSAKDSKKNNKGSLTRRPPFSLSWTKALAARPSAFASTLCLRYPLKSCKRRTLDLYKTFLYSRQVQDVKDKEISPLIAITPFDFKSASPDDIVKANQKKAFTRE is encoded by the exons CTGCTCAGTTTATTTACTCACGACGTGACAAACCTGTAGAAGAATATGATTGTGCAGATCTGAAAGATTCTTCTAATTCTCTTTTGAATCAGCCGCTAAGTGAAATTGATCAAG CTCGTCTTCATTCATGCCTTGATCATATGAGAGAGGTACTGGGAGATGCTGTGCCAGGTGAAGCACTGACTGAAGCAATTCTCAAGAACAAGTTTGATGCACAGAAGGCTTTGTCAATGCTTCTGGAACAAGATAACACTCAGAAGTTGAAGGACAAAAGTGAGAGAGCAGTATCCACAGGAAGGATAGCAAAAG GAGTCTTATTTTCATCCTCTGAAGTTTCAGCTGATAATGTTCAAAGTTCTTATCCCCAGTCAGAAAATCATTTGGATTGCAGTAGCAAATCCTTTGATTTTTCTAGCTCAATACCAAAGTATGCTTCAGTTGTGCCAAGTCACTATTTACTTCATAGGAAAAAGAAACTTGACAGacctaaaagtgaaaagaaactaGAATCATGTAAGTTAACAAAAGAGCTTTCACTAGCTGACCTAATTCATGATATGCCCACAGACTCCCCTAACAATCAGCCATCAGACAGACTATCATCCACAGATTGTCTGGAAAGTCTTCCTTCAAAAAATGTAGATGTTGATTTATTAAGACCTTGTACATCTGAATGTGTTTCCAAAGATGATTTTGCTTTTAAAGGAATACCAGATTTAAAGTCCTTAATGAGAGAGAGCACAACAGCTAataattctttatttattcagaACAGTTCACTACCTGATTTCCAAAGAATCCCAGTACAAAACAGTTTGGGAAGTTTAAATAATCCTTTGCACTTAACTAGCTCATTGGAAAATACGACTCTTGATTATTTAAATGCTCATAAAAAAAACGAAATTGGAAATGCTTCCTTAGTTGAACAAAagaattgcattttaaaagatgACAGTTTGCAGTTTTCCCAGTGTGAAAGTCCATCCTTAACTGGGCTGTTTCAGGAACAAAAAGGAAACGATCCAAGTCAGTGCTTTGCTTTGTCTGATCTTTGTAATCAGTCGACTGCCAGTTTCACAGGTCTAAGTTTGGGATCCTTTCCCCTGTCGCAACTAGCAAATCGCTGTCAGTCTTCTACTGAAATATCAGACTTAACAGGATCCCTATCATCTTTGGCATTTTGTAAAGCTTCTCCCACAAGAGACCTTGAGAATTTGTCACTTTCTGATTTGATTGCAGAAACGATTGATGTAGATAACGCTCAGAATAAGAAAGATTCCTTTGAGCTCAGATCATTAGAAATGAGGTCTCCTGGAATAGATTCAAATATTGACCTTAGTGTCTTGATAAAAACTCCAGATGTTGTTCCAAAGCCTATAGTTGACCAATCAGTTACTCCAACACCTGGAACTAAAGTTCTAAGTTCAAAGTTAGGGAGGAATTTCAGTTCTGCTAAGGAcagtaagaaaaacaataaaggcTCTCTGACTAGGAGGCCACCTTTTTCTCTGTCATGGACCAAGGCCCTTGCTGCTAGACCTTCAGCTTTTGCTTCAACACTGTGTCTTCGTTACCCACTGAAAAGCTGCAAGCGGCGGACCCTTGACCTCTATAAGACTTTTCTTTATAGTAGACAAGTTCAAGATGTAAAGGACAAAGAAATAAGTCCTCTTATAGCAATAACACCATTTGACTTCAAATCAGCATCTCCTGATGACATTGTAAAagctaatcaaaagaaagcattTACTAGAGAATAG